A stretch of the Hyperolius riggenbachi isolate aHypRig1 chromosome 11, aHypRig1.pri, whole genome shotgun sequence genome encodes the following:
- the LOC137537810 gene encoding NEDD4-binding protein 1-like, whose amino-acid sequence MTLTLPSTLKEELLNLTVNDQFPSAQDDCDFEVTTANAQASSHSKEAEDRTNCHTPVAELMCLLDSVLPGDSSKPTSSCTQQQERLKSKRRGSEKESACRKKPFSLEEIQTDGMTPKSPNSSSIPIIDLISSGKEEPEVIVLEEEPMSKEMEYKILVNFFESMGYHQDLVEEVIVNLGQTQEPMKLFEEIKKRSDHLPVSSNSQKDTPEGSRDSEASCMSKTVAPPKSEVDLAPVMILGPSEKRLLPELSLKTPSQESTSERVDSEKNMLKSCSFVARGASSPPTAKRVFGSGNPQPSNQPDVIFIEKIPITSNHKNNPVFPSSSAGKSTLFGSQACFRPTARYPAVPSSSAEKRTAYGSQACPEPPAEKRLPFWNHACPELPVTGVQRFLNSIKIPYKLELRNEPGREDLKHIIIDGSNVAMR is encoded by the coding sequence ATGACATTAACACTGCCCAGCACGTTGAAGGAGGAACTTTTAAATTTAACCGTGAATGACCAATTCCCATCTGCACAGGATGACTGTGACTTTGAGGTCACCACTGCTAACGCTCAAGCTAGTTCTCATTCTAAGGAAGCGGAGGACAGGACTAATTGTCACACACCAGTAGCAGAACTAATGTGTCTGCTAGACTCTGTACTTCCTGGTGACAGTTCAAAACCTACCAGTTCCTGCACCCAACAACAGGAGAGATTGAAAAGTAAAAGGAGAGGTTCGGAGAAGGAAAGTGCATGTAGGAAAAAGCCATTTTCCTTGGAGGAAATCCAAACAGACGGCATGACCCCCAAGAGTCCCAACAGTTCCAGCATCCCTATTATTGACTTAATTTCAAGTGGCAAGGAAGAACCAGAGGTCATCGTCTTGGAGGAGGAACCCATGAGTAAGGAAATGGAGTACAAAATTCTGGTGAACTTTTTTGAGTCTATGGGTTATCACCAGGATTTGGTTGAGGAGGTCATCGTCAACCTCGGACAAACACAGGAACCCATGAAGCTTTTTGAGGAAATTAAAAAACGCAGTGATCATTTACCCGTTTCCTCCAACTCTCAGAAGGACACCCCTGAGGGGAGTCGTGACTCAGAAGCCAGTTGCATGTCCAAAACTGTAGCTCCTCCTAAGTCAGAAGTGGACTTGGCACCAGTCATGATCCTAGGCCCTTCTGAGAAGAGACTTCTTCCAGAGTTATCTTTGAAGACCCCCAGCCAAGAAAGTACCTCTGAAAGAGTGGACtctgaaaaaaatatgttaaaaagttGTAGTTTTGTAGCAAGAGGTGCATCGAGTCCACCCACCGCAAAACGTGTTTTTGGTTCTGGCAACCCCCAACCTTCAAACCAACCTGATGTCATATTTATAGAGAAGATCCCCATCACATCCAACCATAAGAACAATCCGGTATTTCCCTCATCAAGTGCTGGCAAAAGTACACTGTTTGGGAGCCAGGCATGCTTTAGACCAACTGCGAGGTATCCAGCTGTCCCGTCGTCAAGTGCAGAGAAGCGAACGGCATATGGCAGCCAGGCATGCCCTGAGCCACCGGCAGAGAAGCGTTTGCCTTTTTGGAACCATGCATGCCCTGAACTGCCTGTAACTGGGGTTCAAAGGTTTTTAAACTCCATTAAAATTCCCTACAAGCTTGAACTGAGAAACGAACCCGGCAGAGAAGACCTCAAGCACATAATTATTGATGGGAGTAACGTGGCAATGAGGTAA